A segment of the Synechococcus sp. CBW1002 genome:
ATCACCGCCCAGACCCTGCCCCTGGTGCTGGAGGCCGTCCTGGCGGCGGGCTTCAGCGCCGAGAACGTGGCCTACGGCATGGGCGGCGGCCTGCTGCAGCAGCTGAACCGAGACACCCAGCGCTTTGTCTACAAGGCGTCCTGGGTGGAGCGTTCGGGCCAGATCCTGCCGGTGCACAAGCGCCCGATCACCGATCCGGCCAAGACCAGCAAGGCCGGCGTGCTCGATCTCATCCACACCGGTGGCACCTACCGCACGATTGTGCGCCCCTTGCCCGGGATCCATCCCGACTCCTGCCTGCAGACCGTGTACGAGAACGGCGAGCTGCTGAACCGCTGCAGCCTGGATCAGGTGCGTGAGCGGGCCGTCCTCGGCTGAGGGCGGCAGCAGCAGGTCCATCCAGTTAGCCCTCTTGCCCTGGGGGAGAGACCTTCGCCTGCTCAGGGATCGCCGGCACGCGCGTCCCTCACCTCGGTGCTGGAGTGCAACAACTCCGGTTGCGGTTCTTGCGCAGCAGAGCTGAACCGGGCATCGCGGCCATGCTGCAACGAGCTGAGCAGATGCGAACGAAAAACAGAAGATTCCGAATACTCTCGGATCGCGCTTGATCCCAGCACTGAACTGCTGTTCTTGCCCATGGGCCCACGCCCACCCCGGCTGGCGAGATGCGATATCTCTTCACCAAGTCCCACAGCCACAGACACCAATCCTGTCCCTGTCGCCGCCAATCGGAACCAACCAATCTGGCAGACGCATGCCATGCAAAAAACCGACGCGGGATTCAACACTCGAATCGCCGGGCCATTCCATCCCCTTGGCAATTTTATTGAAGCCAGCGAAAAGAGCGGCGCAACTGCTCCGCTCCATTTCGATCACACCAACGACCGTGGGCAAAGACGAGCTGTTCTGGATTCCAGTCCAGCAAACGCCTCAAGGAACGCCGGGCATCCTGTTTTCGAGGACAGAAGGCCAATCGCAGATCCAAAGGAGCCTGCCCATCCGGCTCAACACAGCCCCCCACCCGCAGCAGAAAACCGTACTGCCAGCTCACTTTGTTGAGCCTGGAAACCTCAAAGTTTTCAATGAGGTCAGTCAGAATCAGAGTGGAACTTTTCCGATGGAAAAACACAACTTCATCCAGATATAGATTGCCAGCAAAAATCATCTGATCCAGATCCTGACCCCACTCAGGAGGAGGAGCATCCCGCAAGTCAGCAGAAAATGCCACATCCATTTTCTGCTTGATCACCCGCTCACGCACACCTGGGGAGACCCAGGCAATGGCTCCAGGATAAGTCTTGAGCCAAGCACCAATATGGACATAGTGGATCTTATTCGGAGATATCAAGTGCCGAACAGGCCCCAAAGAATCCACCTGTTCCTTAAGGGCAGGGCTGAACGCCGTTGGCGAATGGCACCACAGATCGCCATTGCCCAGGCGCACAATGGTCATTCGAGTCGGAAAGGGAACCCTCAGCCCGTACAGCAACATCTGCACGACTGGGCCGTCAACAATCCAAATATCCTCACCAATCTGCTTAAGGGCACCTCGAAAAATTCGGGATCTTCGGGATCCGGCAATTGAGACTCATTGCCACTTCAGGCCAGGCTTGAGGGCTCCGTCTTGGTGGAGGCAATTTTTCGAGGTGCCCTTAAGAGTGTCGACGGGCTCGTACAAAAAGCTGGCAGCGCATTGCATGGCAGACAACCCTGGTCACAGAGATTCCTGGAACCTTGGTAGCAATCCGCCTCCTGCCCCGCCAGGGATTGTGAAACCGCTTCATCCAAGCCCAACTTGTCTGTTGATGTGGGGGTTTGAACCATGCTTGTCCGACCGTTTCAACATGATCTCCACGGAAGTCGGGCAAGATTCAACGGGGGCATCCCGCCGAGTGGTGTCAATCCTGAGGACCAGGCCAAGCCTATCTACGATTCAGCCACCGGTGAGCTGGCGCCGCTGCCTGGCAGCGGCACCGCCGGTGAACCCATCCCTGCTCTGGTGCGCCAGGGTCTGCAGAAAGTCGATGGTGAATGGCACCTGATCGATGCCACACACACCCTGTTCAAATTGTTGCGCTTCAGGCGATCCCGGCATTCGACGCTGGCAGGAGCGACGGGATGCAGGGCAACGGCCTTGGCAAGAGTGGCCAGGGGCCCGCTGCTCGATTGGCAACCAACTGCTAGGCAAGCAACGGCACCAAGGAGCCCGGAGCTTGCCGCCTAATCCAGAGCATCCATGCAGATGGACCTGTGGAGCATGGCGTCCACGCCTTCAGCGCTCCCGGAGCCCCACTGGAGCCCATGCAAGGCTTCCAGGATTGACTGCAGGACTATGACCCCAGCAGAGCCGTGCACTCCTGACGCTCGTGGAGGGCATCCGTGAGCTGCATGCGCAGACGAATGGTCTCCGCGAGATGCTCGGCGTCGTCCGCAACGCCGCTGAAGCGGGCCGAACCCCAGGTCTGCAGCCAGGGAAGGCCGATGAAATACAACCCCGGACTGTGAGTCACTCCGCGATCGTGGGCCGGATAGCCAGCGCCATTGAAGACCGGCAGATCGATCCAGCGAAAATCGGCCGCATATCCCGTGCACCAGATCACCGCAGCGAGGGGCTCCTGGTGGAGAGCCACGCTGTCTGCGCCTGCTGCTGGCGGGTGCCAGCAGGGCTGGTAGGGCGCTTCCTCAGGAGCCTCAATCCCTTCCCGTTGAATGTAGGCATCGATGCTGTCACGGATACGGCAATACACCGCATCCGCCTGATCCAGATTCGCAGCCAGATCGCTGGAAAAGTGGATCTGTCCGTCAGCGAAACCGAGCAGTCGACCATGCAGCACCATTCCATTGCGGGCATGACGTCGCAGGTCAATGTCCCGTCCCCCGTCTCGGCCAGTGAGGTAGTGATTGGTCTTGTGGCGCACCAGCCTGGGCTCGGGGTGCTGATCAATCGGCATGGCGTAATAGCCCATGCGATCCAGCCAGTCGACCACGTCCTTGCCGCGATAGCGGCGCGGTGAGCGCGGTGCTGAGCCCACACTCAGATGCACTCGGCGGCCGGCAAGAAACAGATCCTCAGCGATCTGACAGCCAGACTGGCCGCTGCCGACCACCAGCACGGGTCCGGCCGGCAGTTGGTCAGGATTGCGATAGTCGCGGGCATCCAGCTGGACGACGGAGCTGGGCAGCCGCTCCGCCTGGGGATGGCGCTTTGGCTTGTGGTAGCCACCGGTGGCGACAATCACGTGCTCCACTTCGATCTCACCGGCATTGGTGGTGAGCGTGTAGGTGCCGTCACGCCAGCAGAGGCGCTGCACACTCACTCCCTCACGCACATCTGCAGCAATGGCTGCGGCAAATCGGCGCACGTAGGCCACGATGTCGTCACGCACCATGAAGCCTTCCGGATCCTTCCCGTCGTAGGGAAAGTCCGGCAGCCGGCACTGCCAGTTCGGGGTGACCAGGCAGAAGGAATCCCAACGCTGCCGTTCCCAGGCGTGGCCGACCTGGTGCTGTTCCAGCACCAGGGGCCGGATACCACGCCGCTGGAGGCAGGCTGCTGCCGACAGGCCGGACTGGCCGCCCCCGACCACCACGACGGGATGCCTGGGCGGCAGAGGAGCCGAGGGCTGCAAGGGTGCCAATCAAGAGGAGATCCCAGTTTCCCTGCTGGCGACTCAGGGGCCGGTAGCCATTGCAACCTCTGGACGGGCTCAGCCGGGTTGCGACCTCCAGGGATTCGGTCGCATCGGCCACATAAAACAAAACGAAACACGTGGCAGGGTTCGCCCTGGATTCCGCCACCAGACAACCTCACCCCATGCCCGAAGTCACCCGTCCCGCCAACCAGCCGGGCGATTTTCTCGTTGATTACGAAGAGAAAGTCTTTCCTGATGTCCAAGCGGAGCCCGGGGAAAAAGCCCTGGTGACCTTTCACACCGTCGCCTTCGAAGGTTCGATCGGCCTGGTCAATCTTCTTCAGGCCAGCCGGTTGATCACCAAGGGCTTCGAAACCTCGATTCTTCTGTATGGCCCGGGAGTCACGCTGGGGGTTCAACGGGGATTCCCCAAGCTGGGTGATGCGGCCTTTGATGGCCATCTCAACTTCAATGCCCGGATCCAGAAGTTCATGGGCCAGGGTGGCAAAGTCTACGCCTGCCGCTTTGCCCTCCAGGCTCTGTACGGCCACGGCGAAGGGGCGCTGATCCCAGGCATCACCCCCATCAACCCCCTTGATGTGCTTGACATTGTCTTGATGCACCGCAAGGAGGGGGCCTTCATCCTCGACACCTGGACCCTCTGAGATCTCTGTTTCAGACCTTTCGGATGTCTCCCATGGTCAGCACGATCACCGTTGCGGCGGCGCAGATTCGTCCGGTTCTGTTCAACCTTGAGGGGTCCGTGGCCCGGGTGCTCGCGGCCATGGAGCAGGCGGCTGCGGCAGGGGTTGAGTTGATCGTCTTTCCGGAGACATTTCTTCCCTATTACCCCTATTTCTCCTTCGTGGAGCCGGCCGTGCTGATGGGTGCTTCCCATCTGCGCCTTTATGAGCAGGCCGTGGTGATTCCCGGACCGGAGATCAGCCAGATCTGCTCAGCCGCCAGCCAGCACAACCTGCATGTGCTCCTGGGGGTGAACGAACGGGATGGCGGCAGCCTCTACAACACCCAACTGCTGATTGATGCCTCTGGCACGATTGTGCTGAAGCGCCGCAAGATCACCCCCACCTACCACGAACGCATGGTCTGGGGGCAGGGGGATGGCGCCGGGTTGCAGGTGGTGCCGACCGCCCTGGGCCGCATCGGTGCCCTGGCCTGCTGGGAGCACTACAACCCCCTGGCCCGCTTCGCCCTGATGACCCAGGGGGAGGAAATCCACTGCGCCCAGTTTCCCGGATCGCTCGTGGGTCCGATCTTCTCCGAACAGACCGCCGTGACCCTGCGGCATCACGCCCTGGAGGCTGGTTGCTTCGTGGTGTCGTCCACCGCCTGGCTGGATCCGGCCGACCATGCCGTGATCACTCCCGATCCTTCCCTGCATCGTGCCTTCCAGGGGGGCTGCCACACCGCGGTGATCAGCCCGGAAGGCCGCTATCTGGCCGGCCCACTGCCGGAGGGTGAAGGACTGGCGATCGCCACGCTCGACACCGCCCTGATCACCAAACGCAAACGCATGATGGACAGTGTGGGGCACTACAGCCGTCCCGATCTGCTGGGGCTGCGGATCAACGCAACGCCGGCCACCCAGGTGGACCCGATGCTGATCCCAGGAGCAGCTCAGGACAGCCACGCTCCGTCAGGCGCCACGGTGCAGGTCGCTTCCGCTGAGGCCCAGACCCATGGCTGATGCCTCCAAGCCGGCTCTGGCCAGCCAGAACCTCGGGCGTTTCGTGACGGAGCTGCAGGTGCAGGGGCTGGTCGACCCCGCCGTGGCCGGCAACCAGGGGCGCCGCGGTGGAGCCGGTCCATCGGACCATCGCGCCCTGACGATCGCGGGCACCACCGTGATGGTTCCCGTCTACAACGCGGTGTCCCAGGACTCTCCGTTCCGGCTGGAGCAGGCTGCCGATGGAGCGGTTGCCGTGACCGACCGGCCCGGCACAAAACTGGCCGCCGTGGAGCCTCCGCCACAACCACGCTTCTACGGCCTCTCCACCACCGACGGCACCCCCTACAGCGCCATCGCCCTGCTGCATGGCCGCGATGTGCTGGCCACCACCCTGCTCCAGACCTGCATCCGCTTTCGGGATCGCAGTCAGTCGTGCCAGTTCTGTGCCATCGAGCAGTCGCTCGAGGACGGACGCACCCTGGTGCGCAAGACCCCTGAGCAGGTGGCGGAGGTGGCCGAGGCGGCGGTGCGGCTCGATGGTGTGCGCCAGCTGGTGATGACCACCGGCACTCCGAACAGTGACGATCGGGGGGCCCGGCTGATGGCGGAAACGGCGGCGGCGGTGAAGGCGCGGGTGGACCTGCCGATCCAGGGCCAATGCGAGCCCCCGGATGATCCGATCTGGTATCTCCGCATGAAGCAGGCGGGGATTGACAGCCTGGGAATGCACCTGGAAGTGGTGGACGAAGCGGTACGGCGTCGTGTACTCCCGGGCAAATCGGAGCTCAGCCTGGAGCGCTATGTCGAGGCCTTCGAGCAGGCTGTGGCCGTGTTCGGCCGCGGGCAGGTGAGCACCTATCTGCTGGCCGGCCTGGGCGACAGTGCCAGCACCCTGATCTCCTGCAGCGAACGGCTGATTGCGATCGGTGTCTATCCCTTCGTGGTGCCCTTCGTACCCATTTCCGGTACACCTCTGCAGCACCACCCGGCCCCGAGTGCCGACTTCATGGTCGAGATCTACGAAGCCGTGGGCAAGTTGCTGGCCGAGTCCAACATCCGTTCGGACCGCATGGCCGCCGGCTGCGCCAAATGCGGCGCCTGTTCGGCCCTCTCCCTGTTTGAAAACGCATCCTGAGCCATCCCCGGTTCCATGTTGTTCATTGATCCCAGCAGCCACGACATCGGCCGCAGCACCACCTCCGCTCCGGCCGCCTTTACCCCCTCGGTGCGCTGGGGCATGGCACTCGATGCCGAGGATTTCCAGCTCTCCCCGACGGCCAGTTCCGAGGAGTTTTCCTTCCATGTGCTCGGATCGGGCTCCAGGCTGCTGCCGAGCTACTGGGATCTGCGCAGCAGGATCTTCTGCGAGGAGCAGCACCTCTTCGAAGACTCGGATCGCGATGAGCTCGATGCCAGCGCCTACCCGATTGTGGCTGTGTCCCATAGCCATGCCCGCGCCGGTGAGGCCGTTGGTGTGGTGCGGATCGTGGAACTCAGCCCGCGGCTGTGGCAGGGCGGCCGGCTCGGGGTCGATGCCGATTTCCGCCGCCACAATCAGATCGGCAAGGGGTTGATCTGGAAGGCTGTCACCACCGCCCATGGCTGGGGTTGTGATCGCTTTCTCGCCACCGTGCAGCGTCAGAACGTTCCCTTCTTCCGGCGGCTGCACTGGCGCTCGCTCGAGCAACTCGACATCCGCGGCATCTCCCATCACCTGATGGAAGCCGATCTCTCCTATTACCGGCCCTCGCTGGAACGGCGACCGATCGCCCAGGCGGCATGACCCCCGCCGACCTGCAGGCACTGACGCTGCGGCTGCGGCAGCACCCGGGCCTGCGGGGGAAGGAGGAGATCCAGGCTCCGGCGAGAACTTTCCCGCCGTTGCCCTTTCCCGAACTGGGGCCAGCAGCGGCCCTGGGCGATGACGCCGCCCTGATCCCCGGCGTGACCGGCCCCCTGCTGCTGGCCTCCGAAGGGATGGACCCCCAGCTGGTCGACGACGACCCCTGGTTCGCCGGATGGAGTGGAGTGCTGGTCAATCTCAGCGATATCGCCGCCATGGGCGGCAACCCGCTCGCTGTGGTGAACAGCCTTTGGGCGACCGGTGAGCAGCATGCCGAGCGACTGCTGGCGGGGATGCGCTTCGCCTCCGACACATTCGCCGTTCCGATGGTGGGCGGTCACACCAATCTGCACAGCCCCTACAACGCGCTCTCGGTGGCTGTGCTCGGAACCACGCCAGGCCCGGTGCTCTCCGCTCGGGCCGCCCGCCCGGGGGATCGCTGCCATCTGCTGGTCAATATCAAGGGGCACTTTCATCGCCATTACCCCTTCTGGGATGCCGCGACTGAGGCGGAACCCGCCCGGCTGCGCCGCCATCTCGCTCTGCTGGTGGAGCTGGCCGGTGCCCGCATCGTGCATGGGGCCAAGGACATCAGCATGGGCGGCCTGGTGGGCACGGCCGTGATGTTCGCCGAGGCGGCACATTGCCGCCTGGAGCTGGATCTTGAGGCGCTTCAGCCGCCAGGCGGTGTGGAGCTCGAAGCCTGGCTCACCTGCTTCCCCAGCTATGGCTATCTCCTGGCAGTGGATCCGTCCCAGTCGGCAGCGCTGCGGCATGCCACCGGGATCGATCCCGATCTCCTGTGCGTGGAGATCGGCAGGTTTCAGAGCGGTGATGCCGAGCTTGTGCTGAGTGCCGCAGGGGCGTGCCAGCGGGTGTGGCACCAGCAGGACCCACTCACCGGTTTTGGCGCCCTGAACGATCTTGGCCAGGAGCATCTGTGACCATGGGCACGGCGATGCACCTGGGGGGCTGGGAGCATGGCCGGAGCCCTTGCCCGATCGCCTGGTGCCAGAAGTTCACCTCACTCTGCAGTGGCCCGATGGCCTGAGCTCCCAGCTCTATTCACCCTCCACCGTGATCCTGGAGCACCTTCCCCCCGGCGAACAATTGTCCGTCGGCGACTTGCAGACCCGGGGGCTGGAGGGTCTGAAGCAGGCCTCTGAACGGGTGAGGGCGCGCTATGGATTCGCCTGCACGCGCACCGATGAGGAGGCCCTGAAACTGCAACAGACCCTGGCGGACTACAGCGCCGACCAGATGGTGACGATCCAGTCGGGCGACTGAAGGGCCCACGACTCCCTTCACCACCCCCACTTTCACTGAACGACCTCGCTCTGATCTGCTCGCTGAGACTCCCCTCGTTGTGACATCGAAGCCACCCCTGCCCCCGTTTGACCGTGACAGCGCGACCCAGAAGGCCCGCATGGCCGAAAATGCCTGGAATTCCCGCGATCCCGCCAAGATCGCCCTGGCCTACAGCGAAGACAGTGTCTGGCGTAATCGATCGGAGTTCATCCAGGGGCGCCAGGAGATCGAAGCGTTTCTGAAACGCAAATGGGCCCGCGAACTCGACTATCGCCTGATCAAGGAAGTCTGGGCCTGGCACGACAACCGCATAGCCGTGCGTTTTCAGTACGAATTTCACGACGACTCCGGCAACTGGTTTCGAGCCCATGGCAATGAGAACTGGGAGTTCGATGACCAGGGCCTGATGCGTCGTCGTGAGGCCAGTATCAACGATGTTCCGATCCGCGAAACGGATCGGCTCTTCCTCTGGCCCCAGGGCCCACGCCCGGATGATCATCCCGGCCTGACCGACCTGGGACTGTGAACCCGGCGGATTCCGACCTGCAGGATCACCCCCTGGCCGGTGCCATCACGGATCTGCCGGCGCTACGGCTGTTCATTGAACACCATGTGTTCGCCGTGTGGGACTTCCTCCTGCTGGCGAAGGCGCTGCAGCGGCAGCTTGCCTCCAGGTCTCGCTTCGCTCCGTTGCCCGGCTCCGGCCCATCGCCCCGTTCAGATGCGGCGGTGGCGGTGATCGATCGGATCGTGGCGGAGGAGGAGTGTGATCAGGCGCCTGCCAATCCTTTAGGTGCCAGCCATCTCAGCCATCTGGAGATCTACCTGCTGGCGATGCGGGAGGTGGGGGCCTGTACGGCACCGATCGAGCAGTTGCTGAGCCGATTGCGGGGGGTTGAGGCCTGGACCTTGAGCCCTGCCGAGCTCGCTGCTGCCCTGGAGGGTCTACCGATCCCCCAGCCTTCACGGCGCTTCATGACTTTCACCTTTGAGGTGATCGGCTGCGGTGAGGTGCTGCCGATGGCGGCGGCTTTCACCTATGGCCGTGAGCTGCTGGTGCCGTCGTTGTTCCAGGCCCTGTTGGAGCGGGCTCTGATTGCGCCGCAACGGGCTCCCTCCCTGCACTGGTATCTGATGCGGCACGTTGCCATGGATGGTGACGACCATGGCCCTACCGCCCTGGCGATGCTGAGTGAGCTCTGCGGCGGCTGCTCCTCCAGGCTTCAAGCCACCCAGGCGATGGCCCGACGTGCCGTGCTGGCCCGCAGGCAGTTCTGGGATGACATCCACCGGGCTCTGGCCCCGGTGCCGCTGCCCCTTGGATCGAGCCTGGCAACAGCACGACCAGCCATCCGTCGCGCCAATGCTGCCTGAGCGGCATGGCATGAAGCCAGAGGAACGGATCCATCAGGATTCCATGGCTTCAGGATTGGATCGTCATGGACGCGATTGTCGGTTCTTGAAATCTGCGTTGACCCATCACGCCTACGCTGGAGTCCGGTTGGAGATGAAGAGCACTGTGACCGAAGACCAAGCCCCGCTGGATTACGACCAGGATCAGGTTGCCCAGCAGTACCAGGAAGCCAAACAGCAGCTCTGGCGTTCACGAATCGAGGAGCCGTCACTGATGCGGCTGATCGGAGACTTACGGGGAAAGCGGGTGATCGATGCGGCCTGTGGCGAGGGGTATTTCACCCGTAGGTTGCGGAAGGCCGGAGCGGCAGAGGTGGTGGGCTTCGATGTCTCCGAACGCATGATCGAACTGGCCCGCTCCCAGGAGGCCCATGACCCGCTTGGGATTGCTTACCGGGTGGAGGATGCACGCACCGTGGTGCCGCAGCAGTCCTTTGATCTCGTGGTTTCGGCCTGGCTGCTGGTCCATGCCCAGACGCGCGAGGAACTTCAGGAGTTTTGCGACGGAATTGCCTCTCGCTTGCGGCCGGGAGGGCGCTTCGTGACGCTCACAACCAACCCCGATGTTTATTTCTTCAGGCCCAGGCCGGATTACCGGAAGTATGGATTCGAGATGACCCTGGCAGAGCATGTGAAAGGCGGAGCCCCGATTCGCTTCACCATGCACCTCGAGAAGGCCGATCTGGAGATTGTGAATTACTACTTGCCGCTAACGGACTATCGAGAAGCCTTCCGCAGGGCGGGGTTTCGTGATTTTCAGCTGCATCCACTGCACTTGGCGCCTGATCGTGATGACAGGGCGGATTGGGAGGACTTCTTGAAGAACCCGATCATGATTCTCTTTGATTGTGTCAAGGCGGAGTGACCAGGAATCATTCACTCGGGTGCTGCAAAAGCCGAATGATTTTCCTCCTGCCAATTCACATCCTGCAAGTCGCGGAACACCTGGCGCACGCCCACACCCCAGGCGCTGCTCAGTTCCGCGAACTCGGCATCGCCATCGCCGAAGCGGCGGCGGTGGGTGATAGCCAGGCTGTCACGCTCATAGGCGATCAGATCGATCGGCATCCCCACCGAAAGATTGCTGCGCATGGTGGAATCGAACGACACCAGCACACATTTGGCCGCATCCGCCAGCGAGGTGTCGGCGTGAATCACGCGGTCGATGATCGGCTTGCCGTATTTCGCCTCGCCGGTCTGGAGAAACGGCGTATCTGCGCTGGCTTCGATGAAATTTCCCTCGGCATACATCCGGAACAGCCGTGGCGCTTCGCCCTTGATCTGGCCGCCCACCAGAAACGACGCATTGAATCCACTGCCTGAGGCTTCCAGGTAGGCGGCATCACGCTGCTGGACCTTGCGCACCACATCCGACACCAACAGCATCACATCAAACATCGTGCGCGCCGTCCACAGGGTGTCGCCCCCATTGCTGTCGTCGGCCCGCTGGCGCAACAGGCTGATCACCGCCTGGGTGCCGGCCAGACTGCCGGAGCTGAGCAGCACCAGCACCCGATCGCCGCTGCGCTCGAACACGGTCATCTTGCAGAAGGTGGCGAAATTATCCAGACCCGCATTGGTGCGTGAATCCGAGCCGAACACCATGCCGGCCTGCAGGAGAACGGCTACGCAATAGGTCATGTGGCCCACACCTGGAAAGATTCCAGTGTCGAGGAACCGAACGTGGTGGGGAAGGCCCCATCGGCCGCATCTCGGCCGCGGGCGATCAGGATGCGCCCGATTCGCGGAGGATTGCTACGTGGATCGAACACAGACCAGCCATCGTCGAGGTAGGCCTCGAACCAGGCTGAGAAGTCCATGGCCGAGTGGGGCGGCCGCACCGCGATGTCGCTCAGGTAACCGGTGCTGTAGCGAGCCGGAATGGTCATCCAGCGGCAGAAGGCAATGGCCAGCAGGCCTGCTGGCCCTTCGTCGTGGCGATCAGGTCTTGGCGGACCTCCAGTTCCACGTGGGGAATCCGCCGTTGCCCTCCATGCACCGGCGTGAAACTGTGCACGGCCACCAGCACGCCGGGCTGACCCTGCCGGGATCGCCCATCAAGCTCGGCGGCGATGCGGCGGTGGCAGGGCTCGAACAGCGCCTCAGGCCCTCGCCGACGCACGTCCGAAGAGAGGGTGCGATTGGAGGGGATCAGGGCATTTTCGCTGCGCACCACGATCGAATCAGGGGCCCAGGGCGGATGGTTCACGTCGATCACCAGCCGTGAGTAGTTGTGGAGGATCAGGACGGCATCCAGCCGAGCCGAGAGGCGCTCCGCCAGAGCCGCCACACCCAGATCCCAGGCCCCATGGGTCTCGAGCACCTCATCGCTGAGCTGAAGCTTGGCCAGAGAGCGGGGAATGGAGCGGCCGGCGTGGTCGGCGGTGAGCAGCACGGCGGAGCGACCGCCGGAGCCGACGATCCGGAAACGGCATGGCAGGCGGGTGCGGGGGCATGCAGCCAGATCTCGAGAATAAGATCTGGCTGTGGGACAGTGACCATCCATTCCCCCATGCTCGTGCCAAACGACAGCAAGTCCATCAAGTCGGTGATCGCTGGCCTGCTGGTCCTGGTCGGCGCGATCGGAGGCCTGGCCCTGCTGGTCTGGTTCACGGTCGTGCTGCTCGACCTCAAACACCTGAACACCTCCGGTTTCACCCTGCCCTGAGGAGCGCCCTCACGCGGGCCGCGCAGGGAAACGGCTGCTGAATCCGAGCAGGTCGAAGCCCGTGACCAGAACACCGATGCCCATCAGGAGACCAATCACCGAGAGCAGAGCGGGCCTGCACGATGCCCTGTGATCGAGGGGAGGGGCGGCGCATGATCAGACACCGTCCTGGCTTGCCGAATTAACGTGCGAAAAAGCAAGAATCCTGCGTTGCTGCGGCATCCCTATCTCAGGTCAAAGCACGGGCTTCGCCTGCAGATTCACCTGGGCCCTTGCAGAGGACGCCGCGTGCGAAGGGTCCTTGACCGAGGGCAAGGCTGAAGGGGCCACGGCACAGCAGAGCAGCCTGCAGGTCGTACGGGATGAAGCTGCGACGGCAGCTGCCTGCCGCGCCCCACGGAAGCCAAGACCCCGACGGCAGGCAGCCGGGACCCATCGGCGCGATCCTGGTTGGAGCACAACGACACCACCTCTGCGATGGGCCTTCCCTCAGATCAGCCACTGAACCCCTCCTCAGGGGAGCCCCAGCGCCGCAGCGGGCGGTACCGCTACCACGGTGGCAAGCCTGCCGATCCCAACGAGGGTGTGCATCCTGAAATGGTCGACGCCGACGCATCCCAGCAACCGACTGCCGGCATCCCGGGCAGCCCCGATGAACTGATCGCCATGCAGGCCAGGTCCGAGCGTCTGGAGAAGCCCGAACAGGAGCCGAGTGCCAAGGTCCAGGAGGTGCTGGATCT
Coding sequences within it:
- a CDS encoding Nit6803 family nitrilase gives rise to the protein MVSTITVAAAQIRPVLFNLEGSVARVLAAMEQAAAAGVELIVFPETFLPYYPYFSFVEPAVLMGASHLRLYEQAVVIPGPEISQICSAASQHNLHVLLGVNERDGGSLYNTQLLIDASGTIVLKRRKITPTYHERMVWGQGDGAGLQVVPTALGRIGALACWEHYNPLARFALMTQGEEIHCAQFPGSLVGPIFSEQTAVTLRHHALEAGCFVVSSTAWLDPADHAVITPDPSLHRAFQGGCHTAVISPEGRYLAGPLPEGEGLAIATLDTALITKRKRMMDSVGHYSRPDLLGLRINATPATQVDPMLIPGAAQDSHAPSGATVQVASAEAQTHG
- a CDS encoding MSMEG_0569 family flavin-dependent oxidoreductase; amino-acid sequence: MAPLQPSAPLPPRHPVVVVGGGQSGLSAAACLQRRGIRPLVLEQHQVGHAWERQRWDSFCLVTPNWQCRLPDFPYDGKDPEGFMVRDDIVAYVRRFAAAIAADVREGVSVQRLCWRDGTYTLTTNAGEIEVEHVIVATGGYHKPKRHPQAERLPSSVVQLDARDYRNPDQLPAGPVLVVGSGQSGCQIAEDLFLAGRRVHLSVGSAPRSPRRYRGKDVVDWLDRMGYYAMPIDQHPEPRLVRHKTNHYLTGRDGGRDIDLRRHARNGMVLHGRLLGFADGQIHFSSDLAANLDQADAVYCRIRDSIDAYIQREGIEAPEEAPYQPCWHPPAAGADSVALHQEPLAAVIWCTGYAADFRWIDLPVFNGAGYPAHDRGVTHSPGLYFIGLPWLQTWGSARFSGVADDAEHLAETIRLRMQLTDALHERQECTALLGS
- a CDS encoding DUF4336 domain-containing protein, translated to MTIVRLGNGDLWCHSPTAFSPALKEQVDSLGPVRHLISPNKIHYVHIGAWLKTYPGAIAWVSPGVRERVIKQKMDVAFSADLRDAPPPEWGQDLDQMIFAGNLYLDEVVFFHRKSSTLILTDLIENFEVSRLNKVSWQYGFLLRVGGCVEPDGQAPLDLRLAFCPRKQDARRSLRRLLDWNPEQLVFAHGRWCDRNGAEQLRRSFRWLQ
- a CDS encoding MSMEG_0568 family radical SAM protein, with product MADASKPALASQNLGRFVTELQVQGLVDPAVAGNQGRRGGAGPSDHRALTIAGTTVMVPVYNAVSQDSPFRLEQAADGAVAVTDRPGTKLAAVEPPPQPRFYGLSTTDGTPYSAIALLHGRDVLATTLLQTCIRFRDRSQSCQFCAIEQSLEDGRTLVRKTPEQVAEVAEAAVRLDGVRQLVMTTGTPNSDDRGARLMAETAAAVKARVDLPIQGQCEPPDDPIWYLRMKQAGIDSLGMHLEVVDEAVRRRVLPGKSELSLERYVEAFEQAVAVFGRGQVSTYLLAGLGDSASTLISCSERLIAIGVYPFVVPFVPISGTPLQHHPAPSADFMVEIYEAVGKLLAESNIRSDRMAAGCAKCGACSALSLFENAS
- a CDS encoding sll0787 family AIR synthase-like protein, which encodes MTPADLQALTLRLRQHPGLRGKEEIQAPARTFPPLPFPELGPAAALGDDAALIPGVTGPLLLASEGMDPQLVDDDPWFAGWSGVLVNLSDIAAMGGNPLAVVNSLWATGEQHAERLLAGMRFASDTFAVPMVGGHTNLHSPYNALSVAVLGTTPGPVLSARAARPGDRCHLLVNIKGHFHRHYPFWDAATEAEPARLRRHLALLVELAGARIVHGAKDISMGGLVGTAVMFAEAAHCRLELDLEALQPPGGVELEAWLTCFPSYGYLLAVDPSQSAALRHATGIDPDLLCVEIGRFQSGDAELVLSAAGACQRVWHQQDPLTGFGALNDLGQEHL
- a CDS encoding MSMEG_0572/Sll0783 family nitrogen starvation response protein → MPEVTRPANQPGDFLVDYEEKVFPDVQAEPGEKALVTFHTVAFEGSIGLVNLLQASRLITKGFETSILLYGPGVTLGVQRGFPKLGDAAFDGHLNFNARIQKFMGQGGKVYACRFALQALYGHGEGALIPGITPINPLDVLDIVLMHRKEGAFILDTWTL
- a CDS encoding MSMEG_0570 family nitrogen starvation response protein, with product MPDRLVPEVHLTLQWPDGLSSQLYSPSTVILEHLPPGEQLSVGDLQTRGLEGLKQASERVRARYGFACTRTDEEALKLQQTLADYSADQMVTIQSGD
- a CDS encoding MSMEG_0567/Sll0786 family nitrogen starvation N-acetyltransferase, with protein sequence MLFIDPSSHDIGRSTTSAPAAFTPSVRWGMALDAEDFQLSPTASSEEFSFHVLGSGSRLLPSYWDLRSRIFCEEQHLFEDSDRDELDASAYPIVAVSHSHARAGEAVGVVRIVELSPRLWQGGRLGVDADFRRHNQIGKGLIWKAVTTAHGWGCDRFLATVQRQNVPFFRRLHWRSLEQLDIRGISHHLMEADLSYYRPSLERRPIAQAA